Within Methyloterricola oryzae, the genomic segment GACGTGGTGATTTCGTAGCGGCGTGTGCCGGGCGGCGTGATATCGTCACGGGCACACAGGGATTCCGGGGTACCCTCGGCAATCAAACGGCCGTAGTAGATATATGCCAGATGGCTGCAACGCTCGGCCTCGTCCATGTAGTGGGTGGTGACGAAAAACGTGATACCGCGGGCGGAAAGTTCGAATAGCAGGTCCCACAGTTCGCGTCGCGCCACCGGGTCGATGCCGGCCGTGGGTTCGTCAAGATACAGGATGCGCGGGGCGTGCAGCATGGCGCAGGCCAGCGCCAGGCGTTGTTTCCACCCCCCCGAAAGGCGTCCCGCCTGCCGCTCCAGATAGGGGCCGAGCGCATTGCGCTCCACCGCTTCGGCCAGGCTGCGCTCCAGGTGTTCGCCCTTCAAGCCATAGGCCTTGCCGTAGAAGCGCAAGTTCTCGCCGGTGGTGAGGTCGTCGTAGAGACTGAATTTCTGGCTCATATAGCCAATGCGCGTGCGCACTCCATCGGGGTCGCGCCGCACATCGACGCCATCCACCCAAGCCTCGCCGGCCGTGATGGGCAAGAGCCCGGTCAGCATCTTGATGGTGACGGTCTTGCCGCTGCCGTTGGGCCCCAGGAAGCCGAAGATCTCCCCTTGCCGCACGGTCAGGTCCAGGCCATCCACGGCGGTGAAGTCGCCGAAGCGGCGGGTCAGGCCCTCGGCGCGGATGGCATCCATCAGCCGGGCAGAAAGCTCACGTCGGTATGCATGCCCGCGCGCAGCCGGCCGTCCGCGTTATCGACGCGCAGCTTGACGCCGATGACCTGATGCACGCGTTCCTCGAAGGTCTGCACGTTGCGCGGCAGGAACTCGGCCTGTTGCCGAATCTGCTCGACCCGGCCGTGAAACACCCGCTCCGGATCGAAGTCCACCGACAGTTCCACCGCTTGCCCGAGATGCACGGCGCCGATGCGGGTTTCCGGCACGTAGACCATCACGAACAGCTGGTCGGCCTCCAGCAGCTTGGCGACGATGGCATTGGGCGGCAGCAGGTAGCCCGGCCGCAGATCCAGCACTTCCACCACCGCGGCGGCGGGCGACGTGACCTCGTGTTCGGCCCACAACACTTCGGCTTCACGCAATTGGCCCTCGGCGATGAGCAGATCACCCCGCGCCGCCTCGATCTCTTCCTTGCGGAACCCGCGCTCAGTCCGCTGCATGGCCGCGGTGGCGGCCTTGAGACGCCCTTCCGCCGCTTCCACCGCATGCTGCTGCCTCCTCACCTCGGCTTGCGCCATGTCCAGGCGCGTGGCCGCGGCATCGTAGGCTTGACGCGATACCAGGCTTCTCGACACCAGGCCCTCGAGACGGCGCAGCTCGATGCGGGCGTTGTCGGCGTCCGCGCGCGCCCGTTGCAGATCGGCCCTGGCGCCCGCCAGTTCCTCGACCCGGTAGCCCTGCGTTTTGCCTTCGCGCCGAGCCGCCGCTTCGGATTCGGCGATGTCCTCGGGCCTCGAGCCCGCCTCGAGCTTATCCAGATTGGCCCGGGCCAGTTCCACCCGCCCCTTGGCCTGGGTGATCCGCGCCTGCTGCTCGGCGCCATCGAATTCCACCAGCACCTGCCCGACCTGCACCAGATCGCCTTCACGGACCCGCACTTGCGTCACGCGACCGCCAATCTTGGAGCCCACGTTAATGTTGCGTGCTTCCAGCACCCCCGAGGCCCGCAGTGGCGCGGGTAAATGGCTGCGCCAGCCGTACCAGGCGAGCCCAGCTGCCCCGGTCAGCACAAGGATGAGAAGGATGCCGCGCCTTGCAGCCAAGTCAGGTTCCGGACGTCGATCCACGCACCGTTGCAGCGCGAGATGAGTTTGACTCGATGTTGTCCACAGCCCGCCGTCGGCAAACCCTTACAGAAAAAACCGTAGTATGGAGATTCAAAAACTTAGACAACCCGTTGATCCAAAATAATAAATTATCTGATCACTTTTTATCCAGCGCCAAGGGGAAGCCCGCAGCACATGGATTTGCGCAAGCTATGGTCAGCTTGTACACCGACTTATCCACAGGAAATGTGTAAATCTCATGTCAGACGGGATCAAGCGAACTCAACGCAGTTTGCGCAGCGTCCTCGCATCGAAAATGTCGGTCGGTTTGGCCTGGCCACCCAGGGCGGCCTGGAAAACAGCCAGTTCGGCGCCGCGAAAATATCGGGCCACCTTCACGGCACTCCGTGCCGGCGGCACCTTGCCAGGGTTCGCGCTGGTGGAAACGACAGGCCCACCGAAGGCACGGCACAGGGCTGCGGCCGGGCCGTGGGCCGTTACCCGCACGGCCAGGGTTCCATCCGGCCGGCACAACCAGCGGGGGACCCAGTCCTGCGCCGGCACCACCCAGGTTACCGGTCCGGGCCAGCGCTCCAGCAAGGTCTCACGCAGTTCGGCAGAATCCAGCAGGAGGAAGGGTTCGATCTGGCTAAATTCAGCAGCCAGTAATATCAGGCCCTTGCTGACGGACCGCCGCTTTAGGCGGAGCAGACGGAGCACGGCGCCGCCATCCAGCGGATTGCAGCCTAGCCCATACACCGCTTCCGTCGGATAAGCCAAAAGCCCACCCCGACGCAGGTGCTGGGCGGCTCGCCGCAAGCGAAATGCAGAAACCCAGGCCATGACGCTGCCCGATGGCTCAGGCCAGAAGGTGCCCGGAGTATGCCGCCATTCCGACGCTCACCGCGCCTCAGGCAGCGGACTCGTTGGCCAGATCACCTTCGTAGGGTGTGGCATAACCGCATTCCTTTTGCGGACAGACCTTCTCGGTGCCGCGCCGCTTGGTGGTTTTCAGGGTCAGGATGGGCCAGCCGCAGGCGGGACAAGGCTCGTTCAGCGGCGGATTCCACACCGCATAGGTGCAGGAGGGGTAGGTGGAGCAGGAATAGAACAGCTTGCCGAAACGCGACTTGCGCTTGATGAGTGACCCCTTCTGACACTGCGGACACTGCGCTCCGGTGTCCTCCGGCTTCTCCAGCGACTCGATGTGCTTGCAGTTAGGGTAGCCGCTGCAACCGATGAACTTGCCATAGCGGCCGGTCTTGATCACCAGGGGCGAATTGCATTTCGGGCAGGTCTTGCCCTCGACGATTTCCGGCTCCGCCTGCTTGGCCTCGCCGTTCAGGTTACGGGTGTACTTGCAGGTGGGATAGTTGTTGCATCCGATGAAGCGGCCGTTACGCCCCAGACGGATGGAAAGCGGACCGCCGCACTCCGGGCAGGCTTCCTCGATGGCCTCATGGGTCACGTCCGCCCGCTTGAGGGTGCCGTCCTTGTCCTCGATCAGGTGCTTGAACGGCCCCCAGAATTCCCGCATCAAGGGTACCCAGGTCTTCTCGCCGCGGGAGACCGCATCCAGGTCGTCCTCCAGATTGGCGGTGAAGTGGTAATCCACGTACTGGGTAAAATGCTCGGTGAGGAACTTGTTGACGATGCGCCCCACATCCGTGGGATAGAAGCGCTTGCTCTCCAGGGTGACGTAATGCCTTTGCTGCAAGGTCGAAATGATGGAGGCATAGGTTGAGGGACGGCCGATGCCGTATTCCTCCAGGGTCTTCACCAGGCTGGCTTCGGTGTAGCGCGGCGGCGGCTCGGTGAAGTGCTGGCCCGCAATGATTTCGTCCAGGCTGACCGTCTGGCCTTCCTTTACCGGCGGCAGATAGGTTTCTTCATCGTCGGCGGCCGCGGCGTCATCGCGTCCTTCCAGATACACGGCCATGAAGCCAGGATTGATCACGGTCGAACCGTTGGCGCGGAATACATTGCCCTCGCCACAACCCAGATCCACCGCTACCGTGCCGATGGTGGCGTGGATCATCTGGCAGGCCACCGTGCGCTTCCAGATCAGGGTGTAGAGCTTGAGCTGATCGGCTGAGAGGAAAGGCTTCACCGCCTCCGGGGTACGTTGCGCCGAAGTGGGCCGGATGGCCTCGTGGGCCTCCTGGGCATTCTTGCTCTTGGTTTTGTAGATGCGCGGCTGGTCCGGCAGGTTGTCCTTACCGAAGCGGGCGGCAATCAGTTCGCGCAGGTCGGCGATGGCCTCGTTGGCCAGATTCACGGAGTCCGTGCGCATGTAGCTGATAAGGCCGACGGTCTCACCCTGAAGTTCGATGCCTTCATAGAGCTGCTGCGCCACGGTCATGGTTCTGCGGGTGGTGAACCCGAGCTTACGCGCCGCTTCCTGTTGCAGGGTCGAGGTGGTAAAAGGCGCGGCGGGGTTGCGCTTGCGTTCCTTCTCCTCCACCTTGAGCACACGCAGGCGCCCACCAGCCTGTTCAAGCAGGGCGTCGCGGATAGCGTGGGCCTGCTCCTCGTTGGTGACGCTGAACTGCTCCAGCTTTGTCCCCTGGTAATGGGTCAAGCGCGCGCGGAATCCCTGCTCCCCTTCCCTGACGCCGGCCTCTATCGTCCAGTACTCCTGGGTCTTGAAGGCTTCGATCTCAAGCTCGCGCTCCACGATCATGCGCAGGGCCGGACTCTGCACGCGCCCGGCGGAGAGTCCGCGGCGTATCTTCTTCCACAGCAGCGGCGACAGCTTGAAGCCCACCAGGTAGTCCAGGGCGCGGCGCGCCTGCTGGGCATTGATGAGGTCCTCGGACAGCTGCTTCGGGCTCTCGATGGCCTCGGAGATGGCGCGCTTGGTGATTTCATGAAACACCACCCGGTGCACCGGCTTGTCCTTCAGAAGTTTCTTTTCCTTGAGGATCTCATATAGATGCCAGGAAATGGCTTCGCCTTCGCGATCGGGGTCAGTCGCGAGATACAAGGCATCCGCACTCTTGGCCGCGTTGGCGATGGCCTGAACGTGCTTCTGATTCTTGTCGATGATCTCGTACTTCATGGCGAAATCATGCTCGGTGTCCACGGCCCCTTCCTTGGGCACGAGGTCGCGAACATGTCCGTATGAGGCGAAGACCTGGAAATCCTTCCCGAGGTATTTTTCTATGGTCTTGGCTTTGGCTGGAGACTCGACAATAACTAGGTTGCGGCTCATCGGCTGGTTGTGTTGCGGGAGATCGGGTTCTTGAGCTTAGGGGCGGTTCGCTGCTATCAATGCAGATAGCTAGGCAGCGCCTCGTACACCAGGTTTTCCATGCGGGCGAAGGCGATCTCTTCGTTGGGCTGGCTGAACAGCACCATCAGAACGATCCATTTCAGGTTCTCCAGGGAAATGGTTTCTTCGTTCAGCGCCATCACACGGTCAACCACCAGTTCGCGGCTGGCCGGACTCAGGATGCCGGTCTGCTCCAGGAACAGCAACAGCCCGCGGCACTCGGTATCCAGTTTGGCGAGTTCCTGGGAAGCGTAGATCCTAAACGCCGGCTGCGAAACAGCCTTGATGGGCTGCTGGTCGGCCAGTGACTCGAGCCAGTCGAACGCCTTGTTCACCTCCAGCTGGGGAAAGCCCGCTTCGAGAAGCTCGGTACGAATGGCGTCCGGGTCGGCTGTCGGCTCCACCTCTTCATCCATGTAGTTCTCGAAGAGATAAATCAGGACATCAAATACGTTCTCTTTCATGCTCGGTCTCGATTGGGAATGTGGGCGAGTGCTCACTTGACCCGGCAATAACAGCCGCCGCTCGTGGAGAAGATGTGTCCCTGCAGTTCCAGACGCAGCAGCGTAGCCAATATGGCATCAGGTGTGCGCCCCGTCGCTGCCACTAGAGTATCCACTGAGGTAGGGTCATACGCAATATATTTCAATAGCCAAACGTTTTCGTCGGCGTCAAGAGGCCGGTTCTCCGCGGCTGCCCGATCGTCGGGAATGACCCCGCGCCAGCCGAACTCTTCGAGGATATCATCTACCCCCTCAACCAGTTTGGCCCCCTGCTTGATGAGTTGATTGCAGCCTCGGGCCATGGGATTGTTCACGGACCCAGGCACGGCAAATACCTCCCTGCCTTGCTCCAGCGCCAGCCGGGCAGTAATCAGCGAACCGCTGCGCAGCGCCGCCTCCACCACCAGCGTGCCCCGCGCCAGACCGCTGATGACGCGGTTGCGGCGCGGAAAATTGGTGGCCTGGGGAGGGGTTCCCACCGGGAACTCGGAAACCAGGGCACCGCCCGCGGCCTGGATTTCCTCTGCCAGCGCGCGGTGGCGTGCGGGGTAGACCTGATCCAGTCCCGTGCCGGCCACGGCCAGAGTCAATCCTCTGCCTTCCAGGGCACCGCGATGCGCCGCGGCATCGATGCCGATGGCCAATCCGCTGGTCACCCCGCATCCGGCGAAAGCCAAAGCCCTCGCAAGCTCCCGCGCCATGCGCTCACCCGAGGGAGAAGGATTGCGGCTGCCCACCACGGCGATCTGCCTGCATTCCAGCGCGTCCGGCTTGCCGGAGACGAACAGCATCAGGGGAGGATCGGGTATTTCCCGTAACAAACCGGGATAAGAGGGATCGGAAAGGGTCAGGCAATGATGCCCTTCAGTCTCCAACCAGCGCAAGTCCCGCTCCACCGCATCCCAAGGGGGATTCTGCAGCCAGTGAATGGTCTCCGCCTTGAGTCCGACTTCGGCCAGGGTGGCGGCCGATTCCGCAAAAACAGCCTGAGGATCGCCAAAGAATTCCAGAAGCAGGCGCCCTGCGCGCCCTCCAACCCGCGGCGCCCGGTGCAGCGCCAGCCAATAGCGCAGGTGCTCCGGACAGCCACCGGCCACTAAGGCGTTTGCACGATGTCGCGCAGGTGAATGGCGCGGGTGGCGTTCATGACCAGCGCGAAGCTGACGCGCTCGAAGGGTTGGAACACCATGATCACGCCTTCCTTCTCCTCCGGCAACAACACCGATTCGCCAGATTGCCGGCTGACGATATCGCGCTCGATCCGGATGCCACGCCGCACGTCCAGCACATGGCCGATTTCGATGCCATCCGCGGTGCCGCGGTCTATCACGACGATCTGGTACTGACCGATCTGGGTCACGCCGTCCACCACACTGATGATCGTGCCGCGGATCATCTTGTTGGGCGCATGCGGTTGATAGCTCATCTGCAGTCGTTCGGACTCGATGGGCATCGCCCGATCGCCAATCAGCACCTCACGGTCGGTCTGGGTGAGTTGCAGGGTGGCCGGATCACCGGCCGCCTCGAGGCCCGCTTCCGCTACGTAGAGCGCTTCGTAACCGAGAATCTCGCCAGTCGTACCGTCCTTATAGGCGGCGCCCGGCCGGAAAATCATGTAGCCGGTTTGTGCGCCTTCCTCGATCGCACGCACATACACGCCGTCTCCCGCGCCGCCTGCGATGTGCTCGCCCACGAAACCCACCACGTAAGGCGCATTTTCCAACTCCGAGGCGTTGGCCACCTTGGGATGCGTCAGGAACTGGCGTATGGAATTCAGGGGAATGACCGGAATCGCACGCGCCAAAGGCGTTGCCCGGACTTCGGGGCTGAGGCGAAGTTCCGAAGGTCGACTCACCTGCAGCCTGGGACGCCCCCCAACATAGCTGAGGGTCAGTTCATCGCCAGGATAAATCCAGTGCGGATTGCGGACCTGAGGGTTCTCGTGCCAGATTTGCGGCCACTGCCAGGGCTTGGTCAGAAACCGGCCGGCGATGTCCCACAGGGTATCGCCCTGAACCACGACATAGGTCTGGGGGTGGGAGGGGTTGAGTTCAATTTCCTCGGCCAGGGTGAAACTGGAGCACAACAACAAGCCTGCGGCAACCAGTGAACGAAATTTCATGCTGTCCTCCGCCCCATCCCTGCCTCGGGATCGTCACGATAAACCATTAGAAACATAAGCGGGCGATGCCCAGGTCGCCGATGCGTTCCGTGCCGAAGACTCGTATCCCCGGAACAGCGCCCAAAGTCTAGATGAACTGGAATGGAATTCTAGCGGCCACCTCATTTGATGCTGCCCGCCTCGCGCATGCGGCCTGCAATGCGCTCCAGACGCCGCCGGTTCACGCCCAGGTCCCAGTAGCCCACACGGGAAGCCGAACGCAAGTGGATCAGATGGTCCTCCGGCAGGATCTGCAGTTCAATATCGTCCACGAAGCCGAAGACCAGGCTGGTGGCCTCGGCGCGCAAGTAGCCATCTCCACGCACCTCTTCCACCACGCGGATGCGCTCCTCTTCCGCCAGAGAAGCCTTCAGACTCTCCCAGGCTTTGTCGGACGTCACCCGGACCTGCAGTGGCCCGATATAGCGATCCCGGTCCGCTGATCGACTGGAAACACAGTTGGGGGACGGCGGGCAGGCCCCGATGCGGTTTCGGTCTATTTCCCCTTCGCCAAGACACGCACTGCTGAAAATCGCGAACAGCGCTCCCAACAAGGCAGTCAGCCACTTCCCTTCAATCCGGGCCTCCATCAATCGCGCCCTAGCGCGCCTGCGCTTGCAGCGACTCCAGCGTGAGCGGCTTCATGGCCTTGGCATCCTCGGCCACCAGCTTGCGCTCGGCTGCAGGCAGGGCAATCAGCCCCTTTTCCACCAGATAGCCCTTGTCGCCCCAGGCCTTCTCGCCGGTAAACTCCTTCACATACTGCGCCAGTCCCGGCACCTTGCCGATGCGATCGCCGCGAAAGTAGAAGTACAGAGTCCTGGAAACCGGATAGGCCAGCGAAGCGATGGAACTGTAGTCCGGCGTCACGCCGTCCACGGGTTCCGCGGACAGGTGCTTGGAGTGCGCTGCCAGCAGTTTGTAATCATGCACGGCCAGAGCATGAGGTTTGTCGACCAGGCGTTCGGCGATGCGCTCGTCGTTTTCTCGGGTCTCCACGTAGGCGCCGTCATCGCGCACGCTGTAACAGGCCTTCTTGTATTCTCCCGGGGTCTTCTCCTTCTTCGCCGCCAACCAGGGATAGCTGCGGCACCCTTCCTCCATGATCAACTCATTCAGGGAATCGCGGGTGCCGGAGGCCGCTCCGGGACCGTAAACCTCGATCTTGACATCGGGCAGGGCCGGATTGACCTGCCGCCAGGTCTGATAGGGATTCGGCACCAGCTTGCAGTCCGATTTGCAGGCCGGATCCGGGACGGACTTCGCCAACGCCAGGTAAATGTCTTTGCGCGAAAGCCCAATGGGCTTCTCCTTCTTCGCGTGGATGAAGACGATGCCGTCGTAACCGATCTTCACCTCCACTACTTCCTTGACGCCGTTGCGCTCGCAGGTTTCCAACTCCTTCTTGCGCATGCGCCGGGACGCATTGATGATGTCCGGGGTCTCGGACCCCGCGCTGTCGCAGAACAGGGTGAAACCGCCTCCCGTCCCCGTGGACTCCAGCCACGGCTTCTTGAGCTTGGCGGATTTGGCGAGATGTTCCGATACGGCCGCTGAAAACGGCGACACGGTGCTCGACCCGACGATGTGCACGTAATCGCGGTCCGCGGCCTGAAGGCCGCCGGACACCGCGACTGAAACAGCCAGTACCGCTGCGCTAGCAATGACTTTCGTGTTCAAGTTTTGAGACTCCTCATGGACTTATGATGCGGGGTGCCCCAGAAAAAGCAAACCCGCCATGACAGCGGGTTTGCTCATCGTGCGCACTTGACCCGCGCCGCGAATGCACGCGGCGCGTCAAGCCTGCATCAATCGCCCATCCAGATCAACTCGACGCGGCGGTTCTTCGAGCGCTCCGCCTCGGTCTTGTCGGGCGACACCAGCGGGTACTCCTCGCCGTAGCCCTTCGGATGCAGCGAGTTGGTCACGCCGCGGCGCTTCAGGTAGTCCGCCACCGACTGTGAGCGGTGCTGTGACAGCTTCATGTTGTAGGCTGCGGTGCCCTCGGTACTGGTGTGGCCCGCCACTTCGATGTCCTTCTTTTCAGGGAAGCTCATCAGCTCTTCGGCCACGCCATCCAGGATCGCCATGGCGGTCGGGGTGAGCTCAGCGGAGTTGTACTTGAAGTTGACGCCCTTCAGCTCGATGCGGATCGGGCAGCCCTGATCATCGACCTTGGTGCCGCTTGCGGTGCCCGGGCACTTGTCGTCGCAATCGTTCACGCCGTCGTGATCGGTGTCACGGGTGGAGCACTCATCAACCGGCGCGGCAGCCACCGGCTCCAACTGCGGCTTCGGCTTGTCGCCAAAGGGAATCACGAAGCCCAGGTTGACCACCATGTCATTGAGCACGTCATTGTTCGGCGCGTAGTTGCCAACCGGGGCGGTCAGGCGGTAACGCACGTCGCCGCGCAGCAGGAAGTTATCTGCCAACTCGACCGTGGTACCCAGACCGGTTTCGAAGATGAAGTCAGCATAGGAATTGCTGGCGCCCGGCGAACGAGCGCTGGTGTTTACGCCACCGGCGGCCGCCACCACGTAGGGCGAGAAGGTGTCACGCATCAGGAAGTACTGCAGGTCTACGGTACCGCCAGTCAGGTCGGTGTGACCGACGCCGCTGTTGGCGCTGTAGTTCTGCCAGAACCCGCGCAGTTCCACATTGAAGTATTCGTTGATGATCTTACCGATCGCACCGCCGGCACCCCAGCCGTCCTTACCGTCACGATCGCCACCGGTATGGAGGTAGCTTGCAAACGGAGCGATATAGAATCGGTCATCCATAAACTCTTCGGCTTGCGCCGACGAGGCCATTGCAGCCAGGCCAGTCAGACCCAAGGCCAAAATTTGTTTCTTAAACATGTCGCGCTCCTTGTAGCTAGTAGACAACATCAATTCGCCATTTCAACAACAGCGTAAATCATATACCCGCATTTGCAACAAGGCAAACATTAAGGAGGCAAAAATATAGCCCAATTCGCCTCAATTTGGTGCCGAGCCAATTTTCGCCATTTCTTGTGAGGCAACAGTGGCAGGAAGCGCCACAAAACCTGCCTCGGCGGCTCGCTTCTGCCCGTGTTGCGAGAGCGCCAATGCCACGAACGATCGGGGCAAGTCGAGGCGTTCCCGGGAAAGCGTCATATATAGGTAAAGGAAACGGCTCAAGGGATAGGCACCGCTGACAATGTTGGCCGCCTCGGGCCCAACCGGCTGCCCCCCTGCACCGACCGCCAATGGTACGGGCCGAACCCCCTCCGCCAAAAACGGTGACGGCAGAAAACCGATCGCGTTGGCATGATCACGTACCGCCTCCAACAGTGCACGCGGTTCGGGCAGTTGACTGAGGGACGGACTGAAATCGCCACCGCACAGGAGGTTCTCGCGGACCGCCTGGCTTGCCGAGACCATTCCGCCGCCGAGACCAAAAAGGCGGATCGGCCGCGTGTGCCAGATCGCCACAGGGAGGACCTGCCCCCAGACCTTAATCTCCCCGGAGCCCTTGCAAAGCCTCTGAGCAGAGAATATTCCATCCACCTGCGCCTGCGTCAATCCCTGCAGCGGATTGACTGTGTTGACAATCACCACCACAGCGTCCAGGGCGACCCGCGTCGGCATGGGCATCGTTCCGCGTCGGGTGCGAAATGCCGCGAGTTCGGCGGGGCTCATGGCCCGGCTCATGGCCGCAATCTGCACGGCTCCGTCCGCCAGGGCGGCGGCCGCCTCCGCGTCACTGGTGGACTGAACGCGGACCCGAACGTCCCGTTGCTGGCGGCGAAAATCCTCTGTCCAGGCTGTCAGCAGAGACAGCAGGCTCGGAGAACCTGAAATGACCAAGGCGCGTGAGTCCGACTCCTGGGCGCTTGTAGCCGGAACCGCAGATACGATGAAGAGGAAAATCGGGATGCACCAG encodes:
- a CDS encoding PstS family phosphate ABC transporter substrate-binding protein, with the protein product MCRLYRILSCRWCIPIFLFIVSAVPATSAQESDSRALVISGSPSLLSLLTAWTEDFRRQQRDVRVRVQSTSDAEAAAALADGAVQIAAMSRAMSPAELAAFRTRRGTMPMPTRVALDAVVVIVNTVNPLQGLTQAQVDGIFSAQRLCKGSGEIKVWGQVLPVAIWHTRPIRLFGLGGGMVSASQAVRENLLCGGDFSPSLSQLPEPRALLEAVRDHANAIGFLPSPFLAEGVRPVPLAVGAGGQPVGPEAANIVSGAYPLSRFLYLYMTLSRERLDLPRSFVALALSQHGQKRAAEAGFVALPATVASQEMAKIGSAPN